One genomic region from Edaphobacter dinghuensis encodes:
- the nusG gene encoding transcription termination/antitermination protein NusG — translation MIPVEQVRWFAVQVMPRHEARVALLLDHKGVEQFLPKIVIRRQWSDRIKVIEQPLFPAYVFCRTKRSLFSTVLNTPGVHKIVSFGEVAYPIPDHEISAIQRMLSVGRDPEPVPYLTVGQKVIIVSGPLKGITGIVSRPKNHCRLIISVEAILRSISIEVSSAEVAPFEQIA, via the coding sequence TTGATACCGGTCGAACAAGTCCGCTGGTTTGCTGTACAGGTCATGCCTCGTCATGAGGCTAGAGTCGCGCTATTGCTTGACCATAAAGGCGTGGAGCAGTTTCTTCCAAAGATTGTCATACGACGGCAATGGTCAGACAGGATTAAGGTCATCGAGCAACCGCTATTTCCAGCGTATGTCTTTTGCAGAACAAAGCGCTCCCTCTTCAGCACCGTGCTCAACACTCCAGGCGTTCATAAGATCGTTTCATTCGGCGAAGTTGCGTACCCGATACCGGATCACGAAATATCGGCTATCCAACGGATGCTGTCGGTCGGACGAGATCCAGAGCCGGTGCCATACCTGACCGTGGGACAAAAGGTTATCATCGTTTCTGGACCATTGAAGGGAATAACCGGTATCGTCTCTCGGCCGAAAAATCACTGCCGGCTAATCATCTCGGTAGAAGCAATCCTAAGGTCAATTTCGATCGAAGTGTCTTCAGCCGAGGTT